From one Bacillota bacterium genomic stretch:
- a CDS encoding glycosyltransferase, with protein sequence MAQVAKINGRRYSGKRSQQRDLGRYAGFIGEEKIVEIVKLGEELKGIKLQQVNSARVGGGVAEMLKSVIPIEQELGLDVSWEVIGGDNAFFAFTKTLHNFLQGRPGAVDILGTKIYWDNNRQNYNLINENADVVIIHDPQPAGLIAYVPEKVRERQKWLWRCHIQLDTELLMMMDYLRPLIELYDGNIYSASRFIPRWRVNPYVILPYIDPFSEKNRDMTASEINEVLEEHGVEDPVEKPLITIVSRFDPFKGHSVVLDAFTEVHKEICCQLLLVGGTASDDPENQIIFEELQKKTRGLPDVHLLNLPPDCHREINAFQRASSVILQPSLKEGFGLTVTEGMWKGKPVIGGNVGGIPAQIADGYNGFLITPGNKGVCELIERIMYLLKNPAMAQTIGSRARESVRERFLITRGIWDELTMIKGIVENRRQC encoded by the coding sequence TTGGCGCAGGTTGCTAAGATCAACGGAAGACGTTATTCCGGGAAAAGGTCGCAGCAAAGAGACTTGGGGCGTTATGCCGGATTCATCGGTGAAGAAAAGATCGTGGAAATTGTCAAACTTGGAGAAGAACTGAAAGGAATCAAGCTTCAGCAGGTGAATTCGGCTCGTGTCGGAGGCGGGGTGGCCGAGATGCTCAAATCTGTTATCCCTATCGAGCAGGAACTCGGACTCGATGTAAGTTGGGAGGTCATCGGGGGCGACAACGCCTTTTTTGCTTTTACAAAGACGCTGCACAACTTTTTACAGGGACGGCCCGGGGCGGTCGACATTCTCGGAACCAAGATCTACTGGGACAATAATAGGCAAAACTATAATCTAATTAACGAGAATGCGGACGTTGTAATCATCCACGACCCTCAACCCGCAGGCCTTATAGCTTATGTTCCCGAAAAGGTGCGGGAAAGACAGAAGTGGTTGTGGCGGTGTCATATACAGCTGGATACGGAACTGCTGATGATGATGGATTATCTCAGGCCGCTTATTGAGCTTTATGATGGAAACATATATTCCGCGAGCAGGTTCATTCCACGTTGGCGCGTCAACCCTTATGTGATACTACCGTACATCGACCCGTTTTCCGAAAAAAACCGGGATATGACTGCAAGCGAAATAAATGAAGTTCTAGAAGAGCACGGGGTGGAAGATCCCGTAGAAAAGCCCCTGATCACAATAGTTTCCCGTTTTGACCCTTTCAAGGGGCATAGTGTGGTTCTGGATGCATTTACAGAGGTTCATAAAGAAATATGCTGCCAGTTGCTTCTGGTGGGGGGAACCGCCAGCGACGACCCGGAAAATCAAATCATTTTTGAAGAATTGCAGAAAAAGACGAGGGGTTTACCGGACGTTCATCTACTTAATCTTCCCCCGGACTGTCACCGCGAAATTAATGCCTTTCAGCGGGCGTCAAGTGTCATTTTACAGCCTTCGCTGAAGGAAGGATTCGGTCTGACGGTAACGGAAGGTATGTGGAAAGGAAAACCGGTCATTGGTGGCAATGTGGGTGGTATTCCCGCGCAGATTGCGGACGGTTATAACGGTTTCTTGATAACGCCCGGGAATAAAGGTGTTTGCGAACTGATTGAGCGTATAATGTATCTTTTGAAGAATCCCGCTATGGCGCAGACTATCGGAAGCAGGGCGCGTGAAAGCGTGCGCGAAAGGTTCTTGATAACCCGGGGTATATGGGACGAATTAACGATGATTAAGGGCATCGTTGAGAACCGAAGGCAATGTTAA